A portion of the Micromonospora vinacea genome contains these proteins:
- a CDS encoding YihY/virulence factor BrkB family protein has product MNVIGRIEAGIDRWVSGARHRSGLFDHVWRAGVLYGEVLAGRLAAAIAYYGFFAVFALALVAFSIFGAILEDNDEVSAAAADFLKENLPFLDAEQIANSSGTVGVVGLVILVFTGIGWVEAIRSSQRLMYQLNQQPGNLVVRRLVDLGVMIGVFVLLGVSVAAVDALESLLRFLLRSTGSVGLTTISAVLSVLVNTVLATALLLAVPRLRMSRSRLRPVVVLVAIGITLLNTVGRYYVVRTERNPAYTVVAGAVGLLLYLYLLNQLVLFGAALLATSTNGRVVDLAETPAPPKDVDEGIDPGTPGGAG; this is encoded by the coding sequence GTGAACGTGATCGGCCGGATCGAGGCGGGCATCGACCGCTGGGTGAGCGGCGCGCGCCACCGGTCGGGGCTCTTCGATCATGTGTGGCGGGCCGGCGTGCTGTACGGCGAGGTGCTGGCCGGCCGATTGGCCGCCGCCATCGCCTACTACGGCTTCTTCGCGGTGTTCGCCCTCGCCCTGGTGGCGTTCTCCATCTTCGGCGCGATCCTTGAGGACAACGACGAGGTGAGCGCGGCGGCGGCCGACTTCCTCAAGGAGAATCTGCCGTTCCTGGACGCCGAGCAGATCGCCAACTCCAGCGGCACTGTCGGTGTGGTCGGCCTGGTCATCCTGGTCTTCACCGGGATCGGCTGGGTGGAGGCAATCCGGTCCTCGCAGCGGCTGATGTACCAGCTCAACCAGCAGCCGGGCAATCTGGTGGTGCGGCGGCTCGTCGACCTGGGCGTGATGATCGGTGTCTTCGTGCTGCTCGGCGTCTCGGTCGCGGCGGTGGACGCGTTGGAGTCGTTGCTGCGGTTCCTGCTGCGCAGCACCGGGTCGGTCGGGCTGACCACGATCAGCGCGGTGCTCAGCGTGCTGGTCAACACCGTGCTCGCCACCGCGCTGCTGCTCGCCGTGCCCCGGCTGCGGATGAGCCGGTCCCGGCTGCGCCCGGTGGTGGTGCTGGTGGCGATCGGTATCACGCTGTTGAACACCGTCGGGCGGTACTACGTGGTACGGACCGAGCGGAATCCGGCGTACACGGTGGTGGCCGGCGCCGTCGGTCTGCTGCTCTACCTCTACCTGCTCAACCAGCTGGTGCTGTTCGGCGCGGCACTCCTGGCGACCAGTACGAACGGCCGAGTGGTGGATCTGGCGGAGACCCCGGCCCCACCGAAGGATGTCGACGAGGGCATCGATCCCGGCACGCCGGGCGGTGCGGGCTGA
- a CDS encoding 2'-5' RNA ligase family protein, which produces MDGSVLGGAARSVDRSGGVPPTGDTIQIGIAVDIPEPWGAQLTRRRVEAGDPLAVPAHVTLLGPTEIRTANLPAIERHLAAVAAAHLPFTLHLRGTGTFRPVTQVVFVAVAAGISECELLAAAIAAAPGLHRELRFPYHPHVTVAQDVAPEALDRVYEDLADFSAMFEVDAFTLFSHSGQARWQPRRDFCLGD; this is translated from the coding sequence GTGGACGGGTCGGTGCTCGGAGGGGCGGCGCGCAGCGTGGATCGCAGTGGCGGGGTGCCGCCGACCGGCGACACCATCCAGATCGGCATCGCGGTGGACATCCCCGAGCCGTGGGGTGCCCAGCTCACCCGGCGGCGGGTCGAGGCCGGTGATCCGCTGGCGGTGCCCGCGCACGTGACATTGCTCGGTCCCACCGAGATCCGGACGGCGAACCTGCCAGCGATCGAGCGGCACCTGGCCGCCGTCGCCGCCGCGCACCTGCCGTTCACGCTGCACCTGCGGGGCACCGGCACGTTCCGTCCGGTCACCCAGGTGGTGTTCGTCGCGGTGGCCGCCGGGATCAGCGAATGCGAGTTGCTGGCGGCGGCCATCGCCGCGGCGCCGGGCCTGCACCGCGAGCTCCGCTTCCCGTACCATCCGCACGTCACAGTGGCTCAGGACGTGGCACCGGAGGCGCTGGACAGGGTGTACGAGGATCTGGCCGACTTCTCCGCGATGTTCGAGGTCGACGCGTTCACCCTCTTCTCGCACAGCGGGCAGGCCAGGTGGCAGCCGCGTCGCGACTTCTGCCTCGGCGACTGA
- a CDS encoding glycoside hydrolase family 13 protein — protein sequence MISTAAPPHATDDDWWRSAVVYQVYVRSFADSDGDGTGDLQGIRQRLPYLRDLGVDALWLTPFYTSPMIDGGYDVADYRDVDPMFGTLDDFDAMITDAHAHGLRIIVDLVPNHTSSAHHWFTAALAAGPGSPERARYLFADGQGANGELPPNDWESIFGGPAWTRIADGQWYLHLFDSSQPDLNWRHPEVRAEFEDVLRFWLDRGVDGFRIDVAHGMIKAEGLPDVGFSSMTTGQRQVELLGKGRLPYFDQDEVHEIYRAWRPILDSYPGGRMAVAEAWAETPQRLARYIGPDELHQAFSFDFLDATWSADSFRKVIDTALAEATVVGAPTTWVLSNHDKQRHVTRYGDGAEGLRRARAASLLMLALPGCAYLYQGEELGLPEVLDLPDELRQDPAFLRTGESRDGCRVPIPWSGELAPYGFGPAGSELSWLPAPAVWQALSVTAQTDVPGSTLELYRAALRIRHVHPALALDAGGVTWRESEPGVLAFSRTSGATVLTCVVNLSGAPVLIDGYGQPLVASDELTEQGSGQLLPIDAAVWLEQR from the coding sequence ATGATCAGCACCGCCGCCCCGCCGCATGCCACCGACGACGACTGGTGGCGCTCCGCAGTCGTCTACCAGGTGTACGTCCGCAGCTTCGCCGACAGCGACGGCGACGGCACCGGCGACCTCCAGGGCATCCGGCAGCGCCTGCCCTACCTGCGCGACCTCGGGGTGGACGCGCTCTGGCTGACCCCCTTCTACACCTCGCCGATGATCGACGGCGGGTACGACGTGGCCGACTACCGGGACGTCGACCCGATGTTCGGCACCCTCGACGACTTCGACGCGATGATCACCGACGCGCACGCCCACGGCCTGCGGATCATCGTCGACCTGGTGCCCAACCACACCTCCAGCGCGCACCACTGGTTCACCGCCGCGCTCGCCGCCGGCCCCGGCTCACCGGAGCGTGCCCGCTACCTCTTCGCCGACGGCCAGGGCGCGAACGGCGAGTTGCCCCCGAACGACTGGGAGAGCATCTTCGGCGGCCCCGCCTGGACCCGGATCGCCGATGGTCAGTGGTACCTGCACCTGTTCGACAGCTCGCAGCCGGACCTGAACTGGCGCCACCCGGAGGTCCGCGCCGAGTTCGAGGACGTGCTGCGGTTCTGGCTGGACCGGGGCGTGGACGGATTCCGCATCGACGTCGCGCACGGCATGATCAAGGCGGAAGGGCTGCCGGACGTCGGCTTCAGCTCGATGACCACCGGCCAGCGCCAGGTCGAACTGCTCGGCAAGGGTCGGCTGCCCTACTTCGACCAGGACGAGGTGCACGAGATCTACCGGGCCTGGCGGCCCATCCTGGACAGCTACCCGGGCGGTCGGATGGCGGTCGCCGAGGCGTGGGCCGAGACACCGCAGCGCCTGGCCCGCTACATCGGCCCGGACGAGCTGCACCAGGCGTTCAGCTTCGACTTCCTCGACGCCACCTGGTCGGCCGACTCGTTCCGCAAGGTGATCGACACAGCGTTGGCCGAGGCGACAGTGGTCGGGGCGCCGACCACGTGGGTGCTCTCCAACCACGACAAGCAGCGGCACGTCACCCGCTACGGCGACGGTGCCGAAGGGCTGCGCCGGGCCCGCGCCGCCAGTCTGCTGATGCTCGCCCTGCCCGGCTGCGCCTACCTCTACCAGGGCGAGGAGCTGGGCCTGCCGGAGGTCCTCGACCTCCCCGACGAGCTACGCCAGGATCCGGCGTTCCTGCGCACCGGCGAGAGCCGCGACGGCTGCCGGGTGCCCATCCCGTGGAGCGGCGAGTTGGCCCCGTACGGCTTCGGGCCGGCCGGCAGCGAGCTGAGCTGGCTCCCCGCCCCGGCGGTCTGGCAGGCGCTCTCCGTCACGGCGCAGACCGACGTGCCGGGCTCCACCCTGGAGCTGTACCGGGCCGCGCTGCGGATCCGCCACGTTCACCCCGCGCTCGCCCTCGACGCCGGCGGGGTCACCTGGCGGGAGAGTGAGCCGGGCGTGCTGGCCTTCTCCCGCACCTCCGGCGCGACCGTGCTGACCTGCGTGGTCAACCTCAGCGGCGCGCCGGTCCTGATCGACGGGTACGGTCAGCCGCTCGTCGCCAGCGACGAGCTCACCGAACAGGGCTCCGGCCAGTTGCTGCCAATTGACGCGGCAGTCTGGTTGGAACAGCGCTGA
- the galK gene encoding galactokinase → MTHSSGDVAERAAAGFSAQFGGQASGRWAAPGRVNLIGEHTDYNDGFVLPFALPMRTVVAADRQDGEHWTVWSELSGEAITFGADDVAEPGRVTGWGAYVAGVVWALREAGHPVSGARLAIASDVPLGAGLSSSAALESAVLAALLDLGELELAPELQPRLAQRAENVYVGAPTGIMDQSAAIRCRAGHALFLDCRDESVEHIPFDLDAAGLAVLVIDSRAPHRHADGEYAARRRSCEAGATTLGVAALRDVGVDQLDAALAQLDDEETRRRVRHVVTEDQRVLDTVALLRAARVRDIGPLLTASHVSMRDDFEITVPEIDTAVEAALAAGALGARMTGGGFGGCVLALVEADRADAIAAAVTDAYAERGFTAPGTVTVLPSPGATRLQ, encoded by the coding sequence GTGACCCACTCGAGCGGTGACGTCGCCGAGCGGGCCGCCGCCGGCTTCTCCGCGCAGTTCGGTGGCCAGGCCTCCGGCCGCTGGGCGGCCCCGGGCCGGGTCAACCTGATCGGTGAGCACACCGACTACAACGACGGCTTCGTGCTGCCGTTCGCGCTGCCGATGCGCACCGTCGTCGCGGCCGACCGGCAGGACGGGGAGCACTGGACGGTCTGGTCCGAGCTCTCCGGCGAGGCGATCACCTTCGGCGCGGACGACGTCGCCGAGCCGGGTCGGGTCACCGGCTGGGGCGCGTACGTCGCAGGGGTGGTCTGGGCGCTGCGCGAGGCGGGTCACCCGGTGTCGGGCGCCCGGCTGGCGATCGCCTCCGACGTGCCACTGGGCGCCGGGCTCTCCTCCTCGGCCGCGCTGGAGTCGGCCGTGCTGGCGGCCCTGCTCGACCTCGGCGAGCTGGAGCTCGCCCCGGAACTGCAACCCCGGCTGGCCCAGCGTGCGGAGAACGTCTACGTGGGCGCGCCGACAGGCATCATGGACCAGTCCGCGGCGATCCGGTGCCGCGCTGGGCACGCCCTCTTCCTGGACTGCCGCGACGAGTCGGTCGAGCACATCCCGTTCGACCTGGACGCCGCCGGGCTGGCGGTACTGGTCATCGACAGCCGGGCACCGCACCGCCACGCCGACGGGGAGTACGCGGCCCGCCGACGCTCCTGTGAGGCCGGGGCCACCACGCTCGGCGTCGCCGCCCTGCGCGACGTGGGCGTCGACCAGCTCGACGCCGCGTTGGCGCAGCTCGACGACGAGGAGACCCGGCGGCGGGTCCGACACGTGGTGACCGAGGACCAACGCGTACTGGACACCGTGGCGCTGCTCCGCGCCGCCCGGGTCCGCGACATCGGCCCGCTGCTGACCGCCTCCCACGTCTCGATGCGCGACGACTTCGAGATCACCGTGCCGGAGATCGACACCGCGGTCGAGGCGGCGTTGGCGGCCGGCGCCCTGGGCGCCCGGATGACCGGCGGCGGTTTCGGCGGATGCGTGCTCGCGCTGGTCGAGGCCGACCGGGCCGATGCGATTGCCGCCGCGGTGACCGACGCGTACGCCGAACGTGGCTTCACCGCCCCCGGTACCGTCACCGTCCTCCCCTCCCCCGGCGCCACCCGCCTGCAGTGA
- the trpS gene encoding tryptophan--tRNA ligase — MSDVPARPRVFSGIQPTADSFHLGNYLGAVRHWVALQDTHDAFYCVVDLHAITAGHDPALLRQRTRVAAAQLFAVGLDPERSTLFVQSQVPEHPQLAWVLGCITGFGEASRMTQFKDKSQKQGNERASVGLFTYPVLQAADILLYQANAVPVGEDQRQHLELSRDLAQRFNSLFGATFTVPAPHIVKDTAKITDLQDPTAKMSKSSSSPAGIIDLLEDPARSAKKIRSAVTDTGREIVFDAETKPGVSNLLTIHSALSGRSIDELVAAYAGRGYGDLKKELAEVVTDFVRPIQERTRAYLDDPAQLDKLLAAGAEKARAVAATTLRSAYERVGFFPPVRGE, encoded by the coding sequence ATGTCCGACGTACCCGCCCGGCCCCGCGTCTTCTCCGGCATCCAGCCGACAGCCGACTCGTTCCACCTCGGCAACTATCTGGGCGCGGTGCGGCACTGGGTGGCACTACAGGACACCCACGACGCGTTTTACTGCGTGGTGGACCTGCACGCCATCACTGCGGGGCACGACCCGGCGCTGCTGCGCCAACGGACCAGGGTGGCCGCTGCCCAGCTCTTCGCGGTCGGGCTCGATCCGGAACGCAGCACCCTGTTCGTCCAGTCGCAGGTGCCCGAGCACCCGCAGTTGGCCTGGGTGCTCGGCTGCATCACCGGCTTCGGCGAGGCCAGCCGGATGACCCAGTTCAAGGACAAGTCGCAGAAGCAGGGCAACGAGCGGGCCAGCGTCGGGCTGTTCACCTATCCGGTCCTTCAGGCCGCCGACATCCTGCTCTACCAGGCCAACGCGGTGCCGGTCGGCGAGGACCAGCGCCAGCACCTGGAGCTCTCGCGAGATCTGGCCCAGCGGTTCAACTCGCTGTTCGGTGCGACGTTCACGGTGCCCGCCCCTCACATCGTGAAGGACACTGCCAAGATCACCGACCTCCAGGACCCGACAGCGAAGATGTCGAAGTCTTCGTCCTCGCCGGCCGGCATCATCGACCTGCTCGAAGATCCGGCCCGGTCCGCGAAGAAGATCCGTTCGGCGGTGACCGACACCGGTCGGGAGATCGTCTTCGACGCCGAGACCAAGCCGGGTGTGTCCAACCTGTTGACCATCCACTCGGCGCTCAGCGGCCGCAGCATCGACGAGCTGGTGGCCGCGTACGCGGGTCGCGGTTACGGCGATCTGAAGAAGGAACTGGCCGAGGTGGTGACGGACTTCGTCCGCCCGATCCAGGAGCGCACCCGCGCCTACCTCGACGATCCGGCGCAGCTGGACAAGCTGCTCGCGGCCGGCGCGGAGAAGGCTCGTGCCGTGGCCGCGACGACCCTGCGGTCCGCGTACGAGCGGGTCGGGTTCTTCCCGCCCGTGCGTGGCGAGTAG
- a CDS encoding VOC family protein has translation MVARIAQCTLDVEDLDLMVSFWSAALGYEVEQGDDGSAKLWPPGQPSAAAPTVWLQGSGTAKRGKNRLHLDLVADGDPQAEVGRLLSLGARQVDVGQTGAERFTVLADPEGNEFCVLDRAPTR, from the coding sequence ATGGTGGCACGGATCGCCCAGTGCACGCTCGACGTCGAGGACCTGGACCTGATGGTCTCGTTCTGGTCGGCGGCGCTCGGCTACGAGGTGGAGCAGGGCGACGACGGCAGCGCCAAGCTCTGGCCGCCGGGGCAGCCGTCCGCCGCCGCGCCCACAGTGTGGTTGCAGGGCTCGGGCACCGCCAAGCGGGGCAAGAACCGGCTGCACCTCGACCTGGTCGCGGACGGCGACCCGCAGGCAGAGGTGGGGCGGCTGCTGAGCCTCGGCGCCCGGCAGGTCGACGTCGGGCAGACCGGGGCCGAGCGGTTCACCGTGCTCGCCGATCCCGAGGGCAACGAGTTCTGCGTGCTGGACCGCGCGCCGACCCGCTGA
- the galE gene encoding UDP-glucose 4-epimerase GalE: MLLDAGHQVVILDDLRTGHREALAPDATHVEASIHDAARVITADAGFDGVLHFAALIAAGESMVKPELYWQNNTIGTLALIDAVRAAGVPRMVFSSTAAVYGNPTELPITENAVKAPTNTYGATKLAVDMALTSEAIAHGLAAVSLRYFNVAGAHLDGDITLGERHDPETHLIPIALDVAAGRREKLQLFGDDYPTVDGTCVRDYIHVADLARAHLLALDAATGGQHRIYNLGNGNGFTNRQVVDVVREVTGHQLPVEVAPRREGDPAELVASSALAREELGWVPQKPTLHDMVGDAWAFYRTHILGQR, encoded by the coding sequence ATGCTGCTCGACGCGGGTCACCAGGTGGTCATCCTGGACGACCTGCGCACCGGCCACCGCGAGGCCCTCGCCCCGGACGCCACCCACGTGGAGGCGTCCATCCACGACGCCGCCCGCGTCATCACCGCGGACGCCGGGTTCGACGGGGTGCTGCACTTCGCCGCCCTGATCGCTGCCGGCGAGTCGATGGTCAAGCCGGAGCTGTACTGGCAGAACAACACCATCGGCACGCTCGCCCTGATCGACGCGGTCCGGGCCGCCGGGGTGCCCCGGATGGTCTTCTCCTCCACCGCCGCCGTCTACGGCAACCCCACCGAACTGCCCATCACCGAGAACGCGGTGAAGGCGCCCACCAACACGTACGGCGCCACCAAACTCGCCGTCGACATGGCACTCACCTCCGAGGCGATCGCGCACGGGCTGGCCGCCGTGTCGCTGCGCTACTTCAACGTCGCCGGCGCCCACCTCGACGGCGACATCACGCTCGGCGAGCGACACGACCCGGAGACGCACCTCATCCCGATCGCGCTGGACGTCGCCGCCGGCCGCCGGGAGAAGCTCCAGCTCTTCGGGGACGACTACCCCACAGTGGACGGCACCTGCGTCCGCGACTACATCCACGTCGCCGACCTGGCCCGCGCGCACCTGCTGGCGCTGGACGCGGCCACCGGCGGCCAGCACCGGATCTACAACCTGGGCAACGGCAACGGCTTCACCAACCGCCAGGTCGTCGACGTGGTCCGCGAGGTGACCGGGCACCAACTGCCCGTCGAGGTCGCCCCGCGCCGCGAGGGCGACCCGGCCGAGCTGGTCGCGTCCTCCGCGCTGGCCCGCGAGGAGCTGGGCTGGGTGCCGCAGAAGCCGACCCTGCACGACATGGTCGGAGATGCCTGGGCGTTCTACCGCACGCACATCCTGGGGCAACGGTGA
- a CDS encoding LacI family DNA-binding transcriptional regulator, protein MRARLSDIAQQAEVSEATVSRVLNDRPGVAPETRQAVLTALDVLGYERPARLRKRSAGLVGLVVPELDNPIFPAFAQVIESTLAQSGFTPVLCTQTAGGVTEDEYVEMLLDRQVSGIVFVSGLHADTAANHDRYRALLARPLPVVMINGYVPGIGAPFVSCDDREAAELAVAHLVALGHRRIGLITGPDRFVPVQRKVAGWRSAMTRLAGVAEADLGPLAELSLFGVEGGEAAAGRLLDRGVTGVVCGSDLMALGAVRAARQRGLTVPEGLSVVGYDDSPLMAFTDPPLTTMRQPVTAMAVAAVRALVDEINGHGAPHSEYLFRPELVVRGSTAVAPSSARLSYARSA, encoded by the coding sequence ATGCGCGCTCGACTGTCCGACATCGCCCAGCAGGCCGAAGTCAGCGAGGCCACGGTGTCGCGGGTGCTCAACGACCGCCCCGGCGTGGCCCCGGAGACCCGGCAGGCCGTCCTCACCGCCCTCGACGTGCTCGGGTACGAGCGCCCGGCCCGGCTGCGTAAGCGCAGCGCCGGGCTGGTCGGCCTGGTGGTGCCGGAGCTGGACAATCCGATCTTCCCCGCCTTCGCCCAGGTCATCGAGTCCACCCTGGCGCAGAGCGGGTTCACCCCGGTGCTCTGCACCCAGACCGCCGGAGGCGTGACCGAGGACGAGTACGTGGAGATGCTGCTGGACCGGCAGGTCTCCGGGATCGTCTTCGTCTCCGGCCTGCACGCCGACACCGCCGCCAACCACGACCGCTACCGGGCGCTGCTCGCCCGGCCGTTGCCGGTCGTGATGATCAACGGCTACGTGCCCGGCATCGGCGCGCCCTTCGTCTCCTGCGACGACCGGGAGGCGGCCGAGCTGGCCGTCGCCCACCTGGTCGCCCTCGGGCACCGGCGGATCGGCCTGATCACCGGCCCGGACCGGTTCGTCCCGGTGCAGCGCAAGGTGGCCGGCTGGCGCTCCGCGATGACCCGGCTGGCCGGCGTCGCCGAGGCCGACCTGGGCCCACTGGCCGAGCTGTCACTGTTCGGAGTGGAGGGTGGCGAGGCGGCGGCGGGCCGACTGCTGGACCGGGGCGTCACCGGGGTGGTCTGCGGCTCCGACCTGATGGCGCTCGGCGCCGTCCGGGCTGCCCGCCAACGCGGTCTCACCGTGCCCGAGGGCCTCTCCGTGGTCGGCTACGACGACTCCCCGCTGATGGCCTTCACCGACCCGCCGCTGACCACAATGCGGCAGCCGGTCACCGCGATGGCGGTGGCCGCCGTCCGCGCCCTGGTCGACGAGATCAACGGGCACGGCGCCCCGCACTCGGAGTACCTGTTCCGCCCGGAGCTGGTGGTACGCGGCTCCACAGCTGTCGCGCCGAGCTCCGCCCGCCTTTCTTACGCAAGATCTGCTTGA
- a CDS encoding hemolysin family protein — protein sequence MREVARTGLRRRARVHPRRDPGPLARAVARVLVRAADGATRLVTDLLGTGPAAGRERISEADLRDLVAANTVLDPDERRIIDEVLVAGASLIREVMMPRTEVVFLPARLTIVEAARLVRAETHTRYPVTDGTHDDVVGFVHLRDVLLRPDADPCVTVGELAREVKRLPGSKRVLATLTEMRREGQHLAVVVDEYGGTAGIVTLEDLIEELIGEIHDEYDAAPDPVHDGLPAVVDGRLNLADFAERTGVALPAGPYETVGGFVMAALGRLPVTGDEVPVPGEPAEVGAPDPADLPAGWLLRVLALDGRRVAQLAVSAARAAEPRTEPRTEQRREYDAELASAGGSGQAREAVAGQHRRVTVGPTRRVGAGEPREVSTPAPAGRSRPAGPS from the coding sequence ATGCGGGAAGTGGCCCGTACCGGGCTCCGGCGACGCGCGCGGGTACACCCCCGCCGCGACCCCGGCCCGCTCGCCCGGGCCGTCGCCCGGGTGCTGGTCCGCGCCGCGGACGGCGCCACCCGACTCGTCACCGATCTGCTCGGGACCGGTCCGGCGGCCGGCCGGGAGCGCATCTCAGAGGCCGATCTGCGGGACCTCGTCGCGGCGAACACCGTGCTCGACCCGGACGAGCGGCGGATCATCGACGAGGTCCTGGTGGCCGGTGCCAGCCTGATCCGCGAGGTGATGATGCCGCGCACCGAGGTGGTCTTTCTCCCGGCGCGGCTGACCATCGTCGAAGCCGCCCGACTGGTCCGCGCCGAAACCCACACCCGCTACCCGGTCACCGACGGCACCCACGACGACGTGGTCGGCTTCGTGCATCTCCGTGACGTACTGCTGCGCCCGGACGCCGACCCGTGCGTCACCGTCGGCGAGTTGGCCCGGGAGGTGAAGCGGCTCCCGGGCAGCAAACGGGTGCTCGCGACGCTGACCGAGATGCGCCGGGAGGGCCAGCACCTCGCGGTGGTGGTCGACGAGTACGGCGGCACGGCCGGGATCGTCACCCTGGAGGACCTCATCGAGGAGTTGATCGGTGAGATCCACGACGAGTACGACGCCGCCCCGGACCCGGTGCACGACGGCCTGCCCGCCGTGGTGGACGGTCGCCTCAACCTCGCTGACTTCGCCGAGCGGACCGGTGTGGCACTTCCCGCCGGGCCGTACGAGACGGTGGGCGGGTTCGTCATGGCCGCGCTGGGCCGGCTTCCGGTGACCGGCGACGAGGTGCCGGTGCCGGGTGAGCCCGCCGAGGTCGGCGCGCCCGATCCGGCCGACCTGCCAGCCGGCTGGCTGCTGCGGGTGCTCGCGTTGGACGGCCGCCGGGTGGCCCAACTCGCCGTCTCCGCCGCCCGCGCCGCCGAGCCGCGCACCGAGCCGCGCACCGAGCAGCGCCGCGAGTACGACGCCGAGCTGGCCTCGGCGGGCGGTTCCGGGCAGGCCCGGGAGGCGGTGGCGGGGCAGCACCGCCGGGTCACTGTCGGCCCGACGCGCCGGGTCGGCGCGGGCGAACCACGCGAGGTCAGCACCCCGGCACCGGCGGGCCGGAGCCGACCCGCCGGCCCGTCATGA
- a CDS encoding sulfate adenylyltransferase subunit 1 — protein MDLLRFATAGSVDDGKSTLIGRLLYDTKSLFTDQLAAVEAVSAARGDEYTNLALLTDGLRAEREQGITIDVAYRYFATPRRKFIIADTPGHIQYTRNMVTGASTADLALILVDARKGLVEQSRRHAFLCSLLRVPHLVLCVNKMDLVDWSQEVYERIADEFTAFAAKLDVPDLTVVPVSALRGDNIVTRSDNMPWYEGPSLLHHLERVHIASDRNLVDVRFPVQYVIRPQSTTVTDYRGYAGQVASGVLKPGDEVMVLPSGFTSRIAAVETADGPVPEAFPPMSVTVRLADEIDISRGDLICRPNNAPAVAQDIEAMVCWMDETAPLRVGGRYAIKHTTRSARAIVRGLHYRLDINSLHRDESADELRLNEIGRVRLRTTVPLLADEYRRNRTTGGFVIIDEATNRTVGAAMIVEAG, from the coding sequence CGACCAGTTGGCCGCCGTGGAGGCGGTCAGCGCGGCCCGCGGTGACGAATACACCAACCTGGCCCTGCTCACCGACGGTCTGCGCGCCGAGCGGGAGCAGGGCATCACGATCGACGTGGCGTACCGGTACTTCGCCACTCCCCGGCGCAAGTTCATCATCGCCGACACCCCGGGCCACATCCAGTACACCCGCAACATGGTCACCGGGGCATCGACAGCGGACCTGGCGTTGATCCTGGTGGACGCGCGCAAGGGCCTCGTCGAGCAGTCCCGCCGGCACGCGTTCCTCTGCTCCCTGCTGCGGGTGCCGCACCTGGTCCTCTGTGTCAACAAGATGGACCTGGTCGACTGGTCGCAGGAGGTCTACGAGCGGATCGCCGACGAGTTCACCGCGTTCGCGGCGAAGCTCGACGTACCGGACCTGACCGTGGTGCCGGTCTCCGCGTTGCGCGGCGACAACATCGTCACCCGGTCGGACAACATGCCCTGGTACGAGGGCCCGTCGCTGCTGCACCACCTGGAGCGGGTGCACATCGCCAGCGACCGCAATCTGGTCGACGTCCGGTTCCCGGTGCAGTACGTGATCCGTCCGCAGTCCACCACTGTCACCGACTACCGCGGCTACGCCGGCCAGGTCGCCTCCGGCGTGCTGAAGCCGGGTGACGAGGTGATGGTGCTGCCCTCCGGCTTCACCAGCCGGATCGCCGCCGTGGAAACCGCCGACGGGCCGGTCCCGGAGGCGTTCCCGCCGATGTCGGTGACGGTACGACTGGCCGACGAGATCGACATCTCGCGCGGTGACCTGATCTGCCGGCCTAACAACGCACCGGCGGTGGCCCAGGACATCGAGGCGATGGTCTGCTGGATGGACGAGACGGCCCCGCTGCGGGTCGGCGGCCGGTACGCGATCAAGCACACCACCCGGTCGGCTCGGGCCATCGTGCGCGGGCTGCACTACCGGCTGGACATCAACTCGCTGCACCGCGACGAGTCGGCCGACGAGTTGCGGCTCAACGAGATCGGCCGGGTGCGTCTGCGCACCACTGTGCCGCTGCTGGCCGACGAGTACCGCCGCAACCGCACCACCGGCGGCTTCGTCATCATCGACGAGGCGACCAACCGCACGGTAGGTGCCGCCATGATCGTCGAAGCCGGCTAA
- a CDS encoding GntR family transcriptional regulator, giving the protein MTEGAQVLISVDPDSSVPPYEQVRVQLAELIGDGRLPVGSRLPTVRQLAADLRLAANTVARAYRELEAAGLLETRGRNGTFVAPGRDDAVDRLQRAAAGYAAEAARLGVPPSTALALVRAALDAVRPG; this is encoded by the coding sequence ATGACGGAAGGCGCGCAGGTGCTGATCTCGGTCGATCCGGACTCGTCGGTGCCCCCGTACGAGCAGGTGCGGGTGCAGCTCGCCGAGCTGATCGGCGACGGCCGGCTGCCGGTGGGCAGCCGACTGCCCACCGTCCGGCAGCTCGCCGCCGACCTGCGGTTGGCTGCGAACACGGTGGCCCGCGCCTACCGGGAGTTGGAAGCGGCCGGGTTGCTGGAGACCCGGGGGCGCAACGGCACCTTCGTCGCCCCCGGGCGGGACGACGCCGTCGACAGGTTGCAGCGGGCGGCGGCCGGCTACGCGGCGGAGGCGGCCCGGCTCGGTGTGCCGCCGTCCACCGCGCTCGCCCTGGTCCGGGCCGCCCTGGACGCCGTCCGCCCCGGCTGA